The following nucleotide sequence is from Halorussus caseinilyticus.
AACCGCGACCACAGTCACTGCGAGGAAGAACGCCCAGAAAGCCCCCGCCCGCTCGCGGTCGCTCCGCGGGATATTCTCGCTCGCTTCGCTCGCTCGAATAGTGGCCCGCGGAGGCGACTAAACTGCACGCGAGCGGGCGGCCCCTTTATCCACCCCTGTCGGTTGGTCGGCCGAGCGCGTTCCGATGGGTTGGTCGGCCGAGCGCGCCTGCTTTCGGACAACTACACGTTTTCTTAGCATGGGTTTATATTTCTTAAACAAACAATTTTATACTTCTACTCGGTCGAGAAGAAGACGAACACCCCTCGAAGCGCGGAGCCGAAGCTACTCGACGTGCGACTCGAACCGGACCGCTCGCCGTAAAACAGTTATCTAGGGCGCGATGGCGTCTTCTTTCGCTTCGAGCAGTTCGTGATAGCGGTTGCGAATCGTGACCTCGCTGATGTCGGATACGTCGCTGACCTCGCTCTGGGTCACTTTCTCGTTGCTGAGCAGTGCGGCGGCGTAGACGGCGGCGGCCGCGAGACCCACCGGCGACTTCCCGCTGTGGATGCCCTTCTCCGTCGCGGTGTCGAGCAGGTCACGGGCGCGGCGCTCTACCTCGTCGCTGACCCCGAGGTCCGAGACGAACCGCGGGACGTAGCTCTTGGGGTCGGCGGGCTGAATCTGGAGGTTCAGCTCCCGGACGACGTAGCGGTACGTCCGGGCGATTTCGTCCTTTTCTACGCGCGAGACGTTGGTAATCTCGTCCAGACTCCGCGGCGTGCCCGCTTTGCGGGCCGCCGCGTAGAGCGCGCTGGTTGCGACCCCTTCGATGGACCGGCCCGGCAGGAGGTCCTCGTCGAGCGCCCGCCGATAGATGACCGAAGCGGTCTCTCGAACGTTGTCCGGCAGGCCGAGTGCGGAGGCCATGCGGTCGATTTCGCCGAGCGCCTGCTTGAGGTTGCGCTCCTTGGAGTCGCGGGTGCGGAACCGCTCGTTCCACTTGCGCAGGCGTTGCATCTTCTCGCGCTGGCGTGACCCCAGCGAGTTGCCGTAGGCGTCCTTGTCCTGCCAGCCGATGTTGGTCGAGAGACCCTTGTCGTGCATCGTGTTCGTCGTCGGCGCGCCGACCCGACTCTTCTGGTCTTTCTCCTTGGCGTCGAACGCCCGCCACTCCGGACCGGGGTCGATTTGGTCCTCGTCCACGACGAGACCGCACTCACCGCACACCGTCTCACCGCGTTCGTCGTCGGAGACGAGCTTCCCGCTACACTCCGGACAGCGGTTCTGCTCGCGTTCGTGGTCAATCTCTTCGGTGGCTCGCTCGTCGGTTCGATTTCGGGTGCGTGTTTCGGTCATGTTGGAAGTTAAATGGGACAGCCATCGGTAGATGCGCCGGTACTCCACAGACGGGACGGCTGGACGACGGGATTCAGAAGACGTTCCCTAGTTGTAGCCGTTCGTACTTAAAGACTGTGGCAACGACCGGTTCTTCCGATTTCGCGTCCGGCGCGTATCGGCGGTTCTCGGGCCTTCACTCTCGTGTCTCCGAGTTTTCTTCCGCCCCCTCGATTCACCAATCTTTAATACTTGGTTCGAGGGGTCGGTATCGAAACCCTTACCGACGCGCCACGGGTTGTGACGAACATGAGCGATACGTCTCCCGGTCCCGAGGAGGTCCGTCACGTCGCCGACCTCGCGCGCGTCGGACTCGACGACGAGGAGGTCGAGCGGTTCACCGACCAGTTCGCGGACATCCTCGACTACTTCGAGACGCTGGACGAGGTACCCGAGGTCGAACGCGAGACAGAACTCGTGAACGTCATGCGCGAGGACGAAGCCCGCGAGTGCCTGAGTCAGGACGAGGCGCTGGCGAACGCCCCCGAGACCGAAGACGGCTACTTCAAGGGACCGAACGTCTCGTAACCACCGACTACCAGTCTACTAACCATGAGCGCAGACCACAACATCTTCATCACCGAGGAGACCATCGAAGGCGAGTCCGACGGTCCCCTCGCCGACAGCACCGTCGCGGTCAAGGACAACATCAGCACCGAGGGCGTCCGGACGACCTGCGCCTCCGAGATGCTGGCCGACTACGTGCCCCCCTACGACGCAACCGTCGTCCGCCGACTCAAGGAGGCGGGCGCGACCATCGTCGGCAAGGCCAACATGGACGAGTTCGGCATGGGTTCGACCACCGAAACTTCGGCGTTCGGCGCGGCAGAGAACCCGGTCGCACCGGGCCGCGTCCCCGGCGGGTCCTCGGGGGGAAGCGCCGCCGCCGTCGCCGCGGGCGAGGCCGACCTCGCGCTCGGGAGCGACACCGGCGGGTCCATCCGGAACCCGGCCGCCTTCTGCGGCGTCGTCGGCATCAAGCCCACCTACGGACTCGTCTCGCGCTACGGACTCGTCGCCTACGCCAACAGCCTCGAACAAATCGGTCCGCTCGCGCCCACCGTCGAAGAGGCCGCCGCGCTTCTGGACGTAATCAGCGGCCCGGACGGAAACGACGCGACGACCCGCGAGGAGGGCGAGGATTCGGACTACGCCAGCGCCGCGACGGGCGACGTTGAGGGCACTACCATCGGCGTCCCCACCGAACTCGTGGAGGGGGCGGACGAGGGCGTCAAAGACCGATTCGAGGAGACGCTGGACGACCTCCGAGCGCAGGGCGCGACCGTCGAAGAAGTCTCGCTCCCCTCGGTCGAACACGCGGTGGAAGCCTACTACGTCATCGCCATGTCCGAGGCGTCCTCGAACCTCGCGCGCTTCGACGGCGTGCGCTACGGCCACTCCGGAGGCTTCGACGGCAACTGGAACGAGACGTTCTCGAAGGCCCGCGAGGAAGGCTTCGGCGAGGAGGTCAAACGGCGCATCCTGCTGGGCACCTACGCGCTCTCGGCGGGGTACCACGACAAGTACTACAAGCAGGCCCAAGACGCCCGAGCGTGGGTCAAGCAGGACTTCGACGAGGCCTTCGAGTCGGTGGACGTGCTTGCGAGTCCGACGATGCCGACCCCGCCGTTCGAGGTCGGCGACAGTCTGGACGACCCCCTCCAGATGTACCTCGCGGACGCCAACACGGTCCCGGTGAACCTCGCGGACCTGCCCGCGATTTCGGTGCCCGCGGGCGAGACCGACGGGCTTCCGGTCGGGATTCAGTTCATCGGTCCCGCGTTCGGTGAGGAGGAGATTATCCGGGTCGGGAGCGCGGTGGAGAACTGAGTCTGTCGGGACCGAAGGGCAACTTGTTATATAAAAAGTGTTGTAGTGGGTTCCGACCAAACGGGGCCGTTCGCTTAAGGCGTTCGTGATGTCACGAGGTGGCATATCTGAAATCCCGTTGCTACTTTCGCATAATTTTTGTTGCTGAAAAGCTGTTTCAGTCTACTCGACGCCAGCAACTATCCGGTCTTCCGGCCACAGAAATTAGTCGGTCGGCGTCGGAGAGACCGTATGACCGATAGCGAGACCGCAGAATCCTCCCCACCGCCGAACCCCGAGAAGGAAGGCGTTCACCCCGAAGAAGGCGAGACGACGCCCGAAGCAACGGTCCACGAGGGCGGCGTGGAACTGGAGCGCACCATCGGTCTCGGCGGGGGAATCGCCATCGGCGTCGGGACGATGGTCGGCGCGGGCATCTTCGTCTTCCCCGGTCTCGCGGCCGGAGAGGCCGGTCCCGCGGCGGCGCTCTCCTTTGCCATCGGCGCGGCAATCGCGTTGCTCGTGGCCCTGCCGACCGCGGAGTTGGCGACGGCGATGCCCCGGAGCGGCGGGGGCTACTACTTCGTCTCGCGGGCGATGGGGACCGCGTTCGGGGCCGTCGTGGGCCTGAGCATCTGGCTCGGACTCGTGTTCGCCTCGGCGTTCTACCTCGTCGGGTTCGGCCAGTACGCGGTGGCCGCGCTGGTCGAGGTGGGGGTTCCGGTCGGCGGCGTCGGTCCGGTCACGCCGCTGGCGCTGGCGTTCGGCGTCCTGTTGACCGCCATCAGCGTCACCGGGACCGAGAACGCCGCCAAGTTCCAGAATGCGGTGGTCGGCCTGCTGGTCGTCGTCCTCGTCGGCTTCCTGACCTACGGCACCTTCGACGCGCTCGGCGTGTTCGGCCGCGAGACGGCACCCGAGACGTTCCTGCCGTTCGGCCCGTTCCCGGTGGTGACGACGGCGGCGCTGGTGTTCACGTCGTACCTCGGGTTCGCGCAAGTGGCGACCGTCGCTGGCGAAATCAAAGACCCCTCACGGAACCTTCCGTTGGCGATGGTCGGGTCGGTCCTCGCCGTCGGGACGCTCTACGTCGTGACTATCTTCGTGGCGACGAGCGCACTCGGGAGCGCGCAACTCTCGGCGTTCGGCGAGACGGCCATCGTCGCGGTTGCCCGCGACCTGCTCGGGGCCGGGGGTGCCGTCGCCATCCTCGTGGCGGGACTGCTCGCCACGGTGTCTAGCGCGAACGCCTCGATTCTGAGTTCGTCGCGCGCCCTCTACGCCCTGAGTCGGGACGCGCTGGTCCCCCGGCGCGCGAGCGAGGTCAACCTCCGGTGGGGGACCCCGCACGTCGCGCTGTTGCTGGCTGGCGGGCCGGTTCTCCTGCTCGTGGCGGTCGGCCGGGTCGAGGTGCTGGCGGAAGTCGCGTCGTTCCTCCACCTCGTGATGTACGGGTTGATGTGCGTGGCGCTGGTCCGACTCCGACGGTCGGACCCCGACTGGTACGACCCGTCGTTTACCGTGCCGGGCTACCCTCTCGTCCCGGTTCTCGGCGCGGTGGCGAGTTTCGGACTGGTCGCGTTCATGCAACCGCTCTCGCAGGTCGTCGGCGTCAGTATCATGGTCGGCGCGGGCGTATGGTACCGCCTGTACGCGGCAGACGTGCGACTCCGAGGTGCCTTATGAACGTCCCCGACGAACCCAAGGTGCTGGTCCCGCTCGCGGTCCTCGACGGCGAGAGCCTCGCGCCCGCGCTCGTGGCGGCGCTCTCGACGGTTCCGGTCGAACTGGTCGGCTACCACGCCCTGCCCGAGCAGACGCCGCCGGGACAGGCCCGGATGCAGTTCGAAGAACGGATGGAACAGGAACTGGCCGACCTCGTGGCGGCCTTCGAGGAAGTCGGCGGTACCGTCGAGACCCGCATCGTGTTCACCCACGAACCCGAGCAGACGTTCGAGCGAGTCGCCGTCGAGGAGTCCTGCGACGCCGTTCTGCTGAACAACCCCGCACCGGTGGTCGAGGACGTGCTGGTTCCGCTCCGGGGCGAGGTCAACGTCGAGCGCGTCGTCGCGCTCGTCGCCCGACTCCTCGAAGCGACCGACGCGACCGCGACCCTCTACCACGTCGCCGACGCCGAGGACGAGCGAGCGGCGGGACGGGCGCTCATCGACGCCGCAGTCGAGTCGCTGGTCGCCGCCGGGGTCCCGCGGGCGCGCCTGACCGAGCAAATCGTCGTCTCCGAGACGCCCGTGAAGACGCTCGCCGAGGCCGCGAGCGAAACCGACCTCGTGGTGATGGGCGAGAGCAAGCCGTCGATTCAGGAGCGGTTCTTCGGCGAGGTGTCCGAGCAGGTCTCGACCCAATCGGTGACGCCCGCGCTGGTGGTGCGGCGACTGCCAGCGGTGGAGGCGGCGGACGATGGAGACGGCGGAAAAACGGAGTAATCGACTGCGGGGCGTGAGTCGGCGGACGGCGACTTACGGTCCGGCCTTGCCGCCGCCGCCGACCGCGAGGACGTTCCCGACGTTCATCAGCAGAATGGATGCAGTGAACAGTGCGCCGACCAGACGAGGCCGTTCGCTGAGGGCTTCGATTGCTTGGTTTCGGGACATGCACTTGGGGCGTCAGACCGACTCGATAAATGTTTTCTGTCCGAACCCAATCGTTCGACTCTGCCGAAGGGACCGACGATTCGGTCGTCGCTGTCGGCACTCGACCACAAAAACGCCAAGAACCGCTAAGAAGAACCGCCGAACCTCACTCGCTGTACGCGAGGTTCATAATCCACTGCGAGAAGGCGTCGCTCTCGGCGTCCACTTCCTCCTCGCCGATGAACGGCGAGAGCATGTCGCCCGCCATCAGAAGCGAGAAATCGAGGTCACGGGCCGCGGGCGTGATGAGGTAGGTGTTGTGTCCCTCGTAGATGGTCTCCTCGCGCTGGACGAGTCCCTTCTCGAACAGCGATTCCACGATGCGACTGCCCTTCCGGGAGTCCACGTCCAACTCCTTCCAGAAGTCGCTCTGGTGGATACCGCCGGA
It contains:
- a CDS encoding transcription initiation factor IIB → MTETRTRNRTDERATEEIDHEREQNRCPECSGKLVSDDERGETVCGECGLVVDEDQIDPGPEWRAFDAKEKDQKSRVGAPTTNTMHDKGLSTNIGWQDKDAYGNSLGSRQREKMQRLRKWNERFRTRDSKERNLKQALGEIDRMASALGLPDNVRETASVIYRRALDEDLLPGRSIEGVATSALYAAARKAGTPRSLDEITNVSRVEKDEIARTYRYVVRELNLQIQPADPKSYVPRFVSDLGVSDEVERRARDLLDTATEKGIHSGKSPVGLAAAAVYAAALLSNEKVTQSEVSDVSDISEVTIRNRYHELLEAKEDAIAP
- the gatA gene encoding Asp-tRNA(Asn)/Glu-tRNA(Gln) amidotransferase subunit GatA, with the translated sequence MSADHNIFITEETIEGESDGPLADSTVAVKDNISTEGVRTTCASEMLADYVPPYDATVVRRLKEAGATIVGKANMDEFGMGSTTETSAFGAAENPVAPGRVPGGSSGGSAAAVAAGEADLALGSDTGGSIRNPAAFCGVVGIKPTYGLVSRYGLVAYANSLEQIGPLAPTVEEAAALLDVISGPDGNDATTREEGEDSDYASAATGDVEGTTIGVPTELVEGADEGVKDRFEETLDDLRAQGATVEEVSLPSVEHAVEAYYVIAMSEASSNLARFDGVRYGHSGGFDGNWNETFSKAREEGFGEEVKRRILLGTYALSAGYHDKYYKQAQDARAWVKQDFDEAFESVDVLASPTMPTPPFEVGDSLDDPLQMYLADANTVPVNLADLPAISVPAGETDGLPVGIQFIGPAFGEEEIIRVGSAVEN
- a CDS encoding APC family permease; the protein is MTDSETAESSPPPNPEKEGVHPEEGETTPEATVHEGGVELERTIGLGGGIAIGVGTMVGAGIFVFPGLAAGEAGPAAALSFAIGAAIALLVALPTAELATAMPRSGGGYYFVSRAMGTAFGAVVGLSIWLGLVFASAFYLVGFGQYAVAALVEVGVPVGGVGPVTPLALAFGVLLTAISVTGTENAAKFQNAVVGLLVVVLVGFLTYGTFDALGVFGRETAPETFLPFGPFPVVTTAALVFTSYLGFAQVATVAGEIKDPSRNLPLAMVGSVLAVGTLYVVTIFVATSALGSAQLSAFGETAIVAVARDLLGAGGAVAILVAGLLATVSSANASILSSSRALYALSRDALVPRRASEVNLRWGTPHVALLLAGGPVLLLVAVGRVEVLAEVASFLHLVMYGLMCVALVRLRRSDPDWYDPSFTVPGYPLVPVLGAVASFGLVAFMQPLSQVVGVSIMVGAGVWYRLYAADVRLRGAL
- a CDS encoding DUF7503 family protein; this translates as MSRNQAIEALSERPRLVGALFTASILLMNVGNVLAVGGGGKAGP
- the gatC gene encoding Asp-tRNA(Asn)/Glu-tRNA(Gln) amidotransferase subunit GatC; amino-acid sequence: MSDTSPGPEEVRHVADLARVGLDDEEVERFTDQFADILDYFETLDEVPEVERETELVNVMREDEARECLSQDEALANAPETEDGYFKGPNVS
- a CDS encoding helix-turn-helix transcriptional regulator; its protein translation is MAVSEEDLTDAERAGLELVRESGGIHQSDFWKELDVDSRKGSRIVESLFEKGLVQREETIYEGHNTYLITPAARDLDFSLLMAGDMLSPFIGEEEVDAESDAFSQWIMNLAYSE
- a CDS encoding universal stress protein: MNVPDEPKVLVPLAVLDGESLAPALVAALSTVPVELVGYHALPEQTPPGQARMQFEERMEQELADLVAAFEEVGGTVETRIVFTHEPEQTFERVAVEESCDAVLLNNPAPVVEDVLVPLRGEVNVERVVALVARLLEATDATATLYHVADAEDERAAGRALIDAAVESLVAAGVPRARLTEQIVVSETPVKTLAEAASETDLVVMGESKPSIQERFFGEVSEQVSTQSVTPALVVRRLPAVEAADDGDGGKTE